The proteins below come from a single Lachnospiraceae bacterium JLR.KK002 genomic window:
- a CDS encoding protein-glutamate O-methyltransferase CheR, which translates to MITEQEFHRIVVYVKQKYGIDLTGKQILVNGRMENYLLRNGYSGYDEYMTKVEKNPKGEEARNLINVLTTNHTYFMREFEHMDFMRKVVLPQIKAKEAGKRDVRIWSAASSTGEEPYTIAMVLKDFFGLDHKMWDTRVLATDLSTKVLEQAQRGKYLKEQIDPLPEGWKRRFFKRVNELEYQVTPELKQELIFRQFNLMNPFPFRKKFHVVFMRNVMIYFDDNTKLQLLRKVYDYLEPGGYLFVGTTESIDRKGTNFQYVEPSIYRK; encoded by the coding sequence ATGATTACGGAACAGGAATTTCATCGGATTGTAGTGTATGTGAAGCAGAAGTATGGCATAGATCTCACTGGAAAACAGATACTGGTAAATGGGAGAATGGAAAATTATCTTCTGCGGAATGGCTACAGCGGATATGATGAGTACATGACAAAGGTTGAAAAGAATCCCAAAGGAGAAGAAGCGCGAAATCTGATTAACGTATTGACTACCAATCATACATATTTTATGAGAGAATTTGAGCATATGGATTTTATGAGGAAGGTGGTGCTTCCTCAGATTAAGGCAAAGGAAGCAGGCAAAAGAGATGTTCGGATCTGGTCTGCCGCATCTTCTACGGGAGAAGAGCCCTATACCATTGCCATGGTATTGAAAGATTTCTTTGGACTGGATCATAAGATGTGGGATACCAGGGTGCTTGCCACAGACCTTTCCACGAAAGTATTAGAGCAGGCCCAGAGGGGGAAATATCTGAAAGAGCAGATCGATCCTCTTCCGGAAGGATGGAAAAGGCGCTTCTTTAAAAGAGTAAATGAGCTGGAGTATCAGGTGACGCCGGAGTTAAAACAGGAATTAATTTTCCGGCAGTTCAATCTGATGAACCCGTTTCCCTTTCGTAAAAAATTTCATGTGGTGTTTATGCGCAATGTGATGATTTACTTTGATGACAATACCAAACTGCAGCTTCTTCGAAAGGTATACGATTATCTGGAGCCGGGAGGTTATCTGTTTGTGGGGACTACGGAATCCATTGACAGAAAAGGGACGAATTTTCAGTACGTGGAACCATCAATATATCGAAAATAA
- a CDS encoding HD domain-containing phosphohydrolase, with amino-acid sequence MENMERPGSVPQILIVDDVDANLMILENIILEMGYTPRCAASAGEATKLIAESLPQLILLDVFMPEMDGYEFCERLKENPITRDIPIIFISAADSSEDKVRGFKLGAVDYIGKPFEVTEVTMRVKNHLKIYEMQQELELSNRRLHSVISSQARRIEEEQKNILYALATLTEGKDTDTRFHLDNVAYNCRLLAQSLQFSPEFSEEVSESFIDTIGVASRLHDIGKIQTPCNILAKPGPLEQKEMEIVKRHVEQGAAILERIYDSTPENSFLPMAIEIARYHHARWDGTGYPEQLSGKDIPLSARITIVVDIFDTLLGERCYKKAYSKEESLKIIEEGSGTFFDPEIVDVFLKVQKQLHHAEG; translated from the coding sequence ATGGAAAATATGGAAAGGCCCGGCAGTGTACCTCAAATCCTGATTGTGGATGATGTGGACGCCAACCTGATGATTTTGGAAAATATTATTCTGGAAATGGGTTATACGCCCAGATGTGCTGCCAGTGCCGGCGAGGCCACGAAGCTGATTGCAGAAAGTCTGCCTCAGTTAATTCTTCTGGATGTGTTTATGCCGGAAATGGATGGATATGAATTCTGTGAAAGACTGAAAGAAAATCCCATTACCAGAGATATTCCCATTATTTTTATTTCGGCGGCAGATTCCAGCGAAGATAAAGTCAGGGGATTTAAACTGGGCGCTGTGGACTATATTGGAAAACCTTTTGAGGTGACGGAAGTTACCATGCGTGTAAAAAATCACCTGAAGATTTATGAGATGCAGCAGGAGCTTGAGCTGAGCAACCGCCGCCTGCACAGCGTAATCAGCAGTCAGGCCAGACGGATTGAGGAAGAACAGAAGAATATTCTGTATGCGCTGGCCACTCTGACAGAAGGGAAAGACACGGATACCAGATTCCATCTGGACAATGTGGCTTATAACTGTCGTCTGCTGGCTCAGAGCCTTCAGTTCAGTCCGGAATTTTCAGAAGAAGTGTCGGAAAGTTTTATTGATACCATAGGAGTGGCATCCAGACTTCATGATATTGGAAAAATTCAGACGCCCTGTAACATTCTGGCAAAACCAGGTCCTCTGGAGCAAAAGGAAATGGAGATTGTAAAGCGCCATGTGGAACAGGGAGCGGCAATTCTGGAACGGATCTATGACAGCACACCGGAAAACAGTTTTCTGCCCATGGCCATTGAAATTGCCCGTTACCACCATGCCAGATGGGATGGAACCGGGTATCCGGAGCAGCTTAGCGGGAAAGATATCCCATTGTCGGCAAGAATTACCATTGTTGTGGATATTTTTGATACGCTGCTGGGAGAGCGGTGTTACAAAAAGGCTTACAGTAAGGAAGAAAGCCTGAAAATCATTGAAGAAGGAAGCGGCACGTTTTTTGACCCGGAGATCGTAGATGTATTTCTGAAGGTGCAGAAACAGCTTCATCATGCAGAAGGATAA